The DNA region AGGCTCGGGGAAACTCCCAAAATCCTTGCAGCCTGTCTTTGTGTTATCCCTTCTATTCCTTTTATCTCCCGTAATACTTGATTCCTTTCTTTTTTCGGGAGGCTTTTTAGCTGCGCTATTTCAATTTCATTAATTACTTTCAAAATTTCCTGTCTTGCCTCATCATCAGATAATTTGATTTTTTTATTAATGGTATCATCCATGCAGCAGTCATTACTTTCCTGTTCGTTCAATTGCTTGAATTTCTCTCTTGCTAATCTTTCATCTTTAGAGAGAATACTTAATATTAAGGTCTCATCTAATAAGTCCTCAGGATAAACCTTTTCACCATAATAACCAATACAACTGCTCCATTTCCACTGTTCAGCCCGTCTAGCTAACTGTGCTTTCACTGGATTTTGATGAATATATCTTATAACTGTCAGCAAATACCTCTCTGTTTCCA from Clostridiaceae bacterium includes:
- a CDS encoding transposase, with the protein product MPRCARQKSRTGVYHIIIRGANRQEIFHDNNDRLRFLEILKKVKTISQMKVHGWCLMDNHVHLLLKEGNEDISISMKRLGVSYVWYYNQKYKTIGHLFQDRFLSENVETERYLLTVIRYIHQNPVKAQLARRAEQWKWSSCIGYYGEKVYPEDLLDETLILSILSKDERLAREKFKQLNEQESNDCCMDDTINKKIKLSDDEARQEILKVINEIEIAQLKSLPKKERNQVLREIKGIEGITQRQAARILGVSPSL